The following are from one region of the Aspergillus luchuensis IFO 4308 DNA, chromosome 4, nearly complete sequence genome:
- a CDS encoding OSTA/TMEM184 family protein (COG:T;~EggNog:ENOG410PM3Y;~InterPro:IPR005178;~PFAM:PF03619;~TransMembrane:7 (o33-57i78-99o105-123i150-174o194-214i235-253o273-294i);~antiSMASH:Cluster_4.2): MSILSRSAGSYGCPIPDHLEELDVGPFVGNLTFYQINIIVSGACTAIVLFLILGLMGRHAMHMSNPNEQLKVMRICNLIPSYQILSYISICFPNSYIYLQGFTEVLQGVALYAFLMLLCDYMAPDDKSKVKFFSSLETKRQWQPKKKRNGLAFLSLTWYSVLQYPVITWITAIVQVVTQSMHVYCLESNAPHFAHIWLQVVTSVSTSIAINAIIQFYVNMKVYMTEHKPLPKLMAFKLIVGLILLEKILFLILTSTKALTYPPSMTYIDTLMGLPTMLICVQMVPLSFLVLYAYRTKPYEISTSVSRQRPQAYQALESDQDEEVLLNDPPKRYQGGAWGLRAWAMYLNPLVLIKDVYSAYVMIHNARSLQKVQQREEPEQEEMAAWETRYDPCERSRRMA; encoded by the exons ATGTCTATCTTAAGTCGAAGTGCTGGCAGCTATGGCTGTCCTATACCGGACCATCTCGAAGAAC TCGACGTTGGTCCCTTCGTGGGGAATCTCACCTTCTATCAAATCAACATCATTGTATCCGGTGCTTGCACAGCGATTGTGTTATTTCTCATCTTGGGCCTTATGGGTCGACATGCGATGCATATGAGCAATCCTAACGAGCAACTAAA AGTAATGCGAATCTGCAACCTCATTCCGTCATATCAGATCCTTTCCTACATCTCAATCTGCTTTCCGAACTCCTACATCTATCTACAAGGGTTTACCGAGGTTCTACAGGGCGTGGCGTTATACGCCTTCCTGATGCTACTTTGTGATTACATGGCTCCTGATGATAAGAGCAAAGTGAAGTTTTTTTCTTCGCTCGAGACGAAAAGACAGTggcagccgaagaagaagaggaatggtCTTGCCTTTTTGAGT TTGACCTGGTACTCAGTCCTCCAATATCCCGTCATCACTTGGATTACCGCTATTGTCCAAGTAGTGACCCAGTCAATGCATGTCTACTGCCTTGAAAGCAACGCTCCTCATTTTGCTCACATTTGG CTCCAAGTGGTCACATCAGTGTCAACGTCCATAGCCATCAATGCTATAATCCAATTCTATGTGAACATGAAGGTATACATGACAGAGCACAAGCCACTGCCGAAGCTAATGGCATTCAAACTGATCGTTGGTCTTATCTTGCTTGAGAAG ATTctgttcctcatcctcactagCACGAAAGCTCTCACATACCCGCCTTCGATGACCTACATCGACACACTGATGGGCCTCCCAACAATGCTTATCTGTGTGCAGATGGTGCCGCTCTCCTTCCTAGTCCTTTATGCCTACCGCACAAAACCCTACGAGATCTCAACCTCAGTGAGCAGGCAGCGACCCCAGGCATACCAGGCTCTCGAGTCAGAccaggacgaggaggtctTACTGAACGACCCGCCCAAACGCTATCAAGGTGGAGCTTGGGGGTTACGTGCCTGGGCTATGTACTTAAACCCGCTCGTACTGATCAAGGATGTCTATTCGGCTTATGTCATGATACATAATGCGCGGTCTCTGCAGAAGGTTCAACAGAGGGAAGAACcagagcaggaggagatggcaGCGTGGGAGACGAGATATGACCCTTGTGAGAGGAGCCGACGAATGGCTTGA
- the ERG7_1 gene encoding lanosterol synthase (oxidosqualene--lanosterol cyclase) (COG:I;~EggNog:ENOG410PHHR;~InterPro:IPR008930,IPR032696;~PFAM:PF13243,PF00432;~antiSMASH:Cluster_4.2) translates to MSPQGMQSMSVHGGHAWNTSLVLQTLVYASLANHRDFQDNVIQAHEWLLQQQLVEEWDDSPSCHRPSRLGAWSFTTRYHGTPCSDCTAESLKAILLVEREMGIRRMSEKNLRLAVDNLLLIQNASGGYSSFEPIAAGEWLEYLNGTEVFGQVMTEHDYAECTSSCIVALALFRDRNGEYRRREIDTAIERGVKYIETSQRDDGGWMASWGVTFTYGAFFAMEALHCGGRTYENSPVVRLGCQFLLDMREPDGGWGEIIESRLLGQYVRAPRSHTVQTAWSCLALMYAGYPDQEPIKRGIQLIISRQKPNVLLKKA, encoded by the exons ATGAGTCCGCAGGGGATGCAATCCATGAGTGTACATGGAGGCCATGCGTGGAACACGTCATTGGTGCTACAGACTCTCGTGTATGCTAGCCTTGCAAATCACCGCGATTTCCAAGACAATGTCATACAAGCTCATGAATGGCTACTACAGCAGCAACTTGTGGAGGAATGGGATGattctccttcttgccaTCGCCCAAGTCGGCTCGGTGCTTGGTCCTTTACTACCCGTTACCATGGCACCCCTTGTTCCGATTGTACCGCTGAGTCATTGAAAGCCATCctgctggtggagagggagatgggcATCCGACGAATGAGTGAAAAGAACCTCCGTTTGGCAGTCGACAATCTCCTTCTGATCCAGAATGCCAGTGGCGGCTATAGCAGCTTCGAGCCTATCGCCGCTGGTGAGTGGTTGGAGTACCTGAATGGGACCGAAGTCTTTGGCCAGGTAATGACAGAGCACGACTATGCGGAGTGCACTTCCTCCTGTATCGTGGCCTTGGCACTGTTCAGGGACCGAAACGGGGAATACCGCCGGAGAGAAATTGATACAGCCATTGAGCGTGGCGTCAAATATATAGAGACAAGCCAGCGAGATGATGGGGGCTGGATGGCCTCTTGGGGAGTAACATTCACCTATGGTGCTTTCTTCGCGATGGAAGCCTTGCACTGTGGGGGGCGGACGTATGAGAACTCCCCGGTGGTCAGATTAGGTTGCCAATTTCTACTTGATATGAGGGAGCCAGACGGTGGATGGGGTGAGATAATAGAG TCTCGCTTGCTTGGTCAATATGTACGAGCTCCTAGATCGCACACTGTTCAGACAGCGTGGTCTTGCCTCGCGTTGATGTATGCTGGCTATCCTGACCAGGAGCCTATCAAACGAGGAATTCAACTGATCATCAGTCGACAAAAGCCCAACG TGCTCCTCAAAAAAGCTTGA
- a CDS encoding uncharacterized protein (CAZy:AA7;~COG:S;~EggNog:ENOG410PJJU;~InterPro:IPR006094,IPR036318,IPR016166,IPR012951;~PFAM:PF08031,PF01565;~SECRETED:SignalP(1-17);~SMCOG1138:FAD linked oxidase domain protein;~antiSMASH:Cluster_4.2;~go_function: GO:0016491 - oxidoreductase activity [Evidence IEA];~go_function: GO:0050660 - flavin adenine dinucleotide binding [Evidence IEA];~go_function: GO:0071949 - FAD binding [Evidence IEA];~go_process: GO:0055114 - oxidation-reduction process [Evidence IEA]), with amino-acid sequence MLLSSILLLAGAQSVFAKCKCAPTDECWPSTDTWSALNSSVHGKLARNEPIAKPCYQGPGYSSQLCQIISSNWTSNEYLAKFPIGYSYPLVESCPPVNATLAGYPQCDLGNYPVYSVKATTAADVAAGIKFARDHNVRLVIKNTGHDISQRSQGYGSLSIWIKSIQDGLHYHDRYVPGNGSCPSNWTGSAITVGGGYVWQDVYDFAATHGVIAVGGADPTVGVLGGFMQGGGHGPVSHFFGLGADQVLEYKVVLASGKLVTANACQYADLFTALRGGGGGTYGIVLSATIKAHPTCPVLGHNLDIVALNGKDDAVIDATGNIMSKLPALSDAGYSGTAILTPYAGPLVYTQPFLNLLENNSTEALESAKDAMKRLILDDLLQHNGASYLVTSTFTTYPTFHAYYSSTHHTTPGSNRPIMASRLFDKQTLESPKNNLTSLLETVTTQTVPNSTLWATLFNIVAGGKVLDPVPHTSMNPAWRRSHLLFQQIDVWPDNAGTEEIQQYRNVLTQIKLKAMKDMAPGMGTYLNEADPYDPDWREDWFGDDYDWLASVKKKYDPESVFWCWRCVRNEGWEEVTGGAWFGPLCETGN; translated from the exons ATGCTTCTTAGCAGTATCCTACTCCTGGCTGGAGCACAGTCTGTATTTGCCAAATGCAAATGT GCCCCTACGGATGAGTGCTGGCCCTCTACAGACACATGGAGCGCCCTAAACAGCTCCGTTCACGGAAAGCTTGCGCGCAACGAGCCGATTGCTAAACCGTGCTACCAAGGCCCAGGCTACAGTTCCCAGCTCTGTCAGATTATCAGCTCCAATTGGACAAGCAACGAGTACCTGGCAAAATTTCCCATTGGATATAGCTATCCACTCGTGGAAAGCTGCCCCCCTGTCAATGCCACTCTGGCTGGATATCCACAGTGCGACCTGGGCAACTATCCCGTCTACAGTGTCAAGGCGACAACCGCAGCTGATGTTGCTGCCGGGATTAAGTTTGCAAGGGATCACAATGTGAGGTTGGTCATCAAAAACACAGGTCATGATATTTCGCAGCG ATCGCAAGGATATGGCAGTCTTTCCATTTGGATCAAGTCCATACAAGATGGACTACATTATCACGACAGATACGTTCCTGGGAATGGATCCTGTCCATCCAACTGGACTGGAAGTGCCATCACCGTAGGCGGTGGATATGTGTGGCAGGACGTATACGATTTTGCTGCCACGCACGGTGTCATCGCTGTTGGTGGCGCAGATCCG ACTGTTGGTGTCCTTGGAGGCTTCATGCAAGGTGGTGGCCATGGCCCCGTTAGCCACTTCTTTGGACTCGGGGCAGACCAGGTTCTGGAATACAAAGTTGTTCTAGCATCAGGAAAGCTTGTCACTGCCAACGCCTGTCAGTATGCAGACCTCTTCACTGCCCTccgcggaggtggtggaggcacCTATGGTATAGTCTTATCGGCCACCATCAAAGCCCACCCAACGTGTCCTGTCCTGGGCCATAACCTGGACATCGTTGCACTGAACGGAAAGGACGATGCCGTTATCGACGCTACTGGCAACATAATGTCCAAATTGCCAGCTCTCTCAGACGCAGGATACTCTGGCACTGCAATCCTCACACCCTATGCCGGACCGCTGGTATATACCCAGCCTTTCCTGAATCTGCTTGAGAACAATTCCACCGAAGCATTAGAGAGCGCCAAAGACGCCATGAAACGGCTTATCCTAGATGACCTGCTCCAGCACAACGGAGCTTCGTATCTAGTTAcatccaccttcaccacctATCCGACCTTCCATGCATACTACTCCAGCACGCACCATACAACACCGGGTTCGAACAGGCCGATCATGGCGTCACGTCTCTTTGACAAGCAAACATTGGAATCCCCAAAGAACAATCTAACAAGCCTTCTTGAGACCGTCACCACTCAGACCGTCCCCAACAGCACCCTTTGGGCAACCTTGTTCAACATCGTCGCCGGTGGAAAGGTTCTCGACCCCGTCCCTCATACATCCATGAATCCCGCGTGGCGAAGGTCCCACCTCCTATTCCAGCAAATCGATGTCTGGCCCGACAATGCCGGCACCGAGGAGATTCAACAATACCGAAACGTTCTCACCCAAATCAAATTGAAAGCAATGAAGGACATGGCTCCGGGTATGGGAACATACTTAAACGAGGCCGATCCGTACGACCCAGACTGGAGGGAGGACTGGTTTGGAGATGATTACGACTGGCTTGCGTCCGTCAAGAAGAAGTATGACCCAGAAAGTGTGTTCTGGTGTTGGCGATGTGTCCGGAATGAGGGTTGGGAGGAGGTGACGGGAGGTGCGTGGTTCGGACCATTGTGTGAGACGGGGAATTAG
- a CDS encoding putative secondary metabolism biosynthetic enzyme (COG:Q;~EggNog:ENOG410QD7U;~InterPro:IPR009081,IPR029063,IPR036736,IPR036291, IPR011032,IPR013968,IPR020843;~PFAM:PF00107,PF00106,PF13489,PF08659,PF13602;~SMCOG1028:crotonyl-CoA reductase / alcohol dehydrogenase;~antiSMASH:Cluster_4.2;~go_function: GO:0016491 - oxidoreductase activity [Evidence IEA]) has protein sequence MEYRTLDITRDPTEQGFEEHSFDLIIASNVMHVAPNLHEALLHTKKLLAKNGRFLLQEIDSDTPVTDYVVGALPGWWLGENDGRPDKPYISGEEWDKKLRAAGFTGGETIERDLEGSVQPLFTIISRPVQEPITDREVTILASNPEEAGWPGDVAACFRRRGYEVHWSTLDGSPCNNQNIVSLLEVDNPYFTQSSQEEFLVLQRFLMQSKGCRILWVAQPSTLSCTDPRFSIIHGLARVLRRELLLDLSLLEMDTDGKPAPETIIDLHEKIQQAREIPDTDLEYEFILDGGVVHTARSYRTSLSDQLTTHPPIDTPRKLGIQQVGLTSTLQWVPGVVPLQLESGEVEVEMSYVGLNFKDTLVAMGLIGNPNDMGLEATGVVRRVAPDVIDLAPGDRVGAMGTGLFCNRTVLRREALSKLPDSLALEDGAAMLTVYCTVIYSLMQVGNLQKKQSVLIHSAAGGVGIAAINICKMLGATIYATVGNEEKAEYLVNTHGIPRAQIFHSRNTSFLPDIMRATNGRGVDIVLNSLSGELLHASWECVAAYGKMIEIGRRDILSHGMLSLTPFAEDRSFHAVNLANVSRDRPDIAISTVRTCFELFQNGQIQPIRPVHVFDTTQVKEAFRYLQTGKHMGKVVIQMTPDPAQLPCAPVKSKTSCPSDASYLIVGGLGGIGKSVSRWLVEHGAREIVYLSPSAEKDEHRKFLKELEVQGCHVSCVAGTVTDPADVQRAIGKCTNRLTGVVQMALNLQDRTFEHMTPEEWDSGLAPKVTGTWNLHTATQGMDLSFFVMFGSIAGSAGSLGQANYAASNTFLTGLATYRRQRGLAASVLNLGPVEDVGIISERSDLAQTTSVASAQPITERAVLDVFQVSIEDSLPNQQCSGILDVGISNKTGKSESAPLMRLWGRDARFAMHSNLGQASMDEGMDGPEHRLREFLNNVHQDPSLLNKAEAITEFKRNMAHLIAGTISNGRKLTDEEAAGFAIDSLVAIEMRSWVRRIIHLDVPLSEITKAGNLGSLADHIVKLLRAQYKLGSVGE, from the exons ATGGAATACCGAACATTGGATATCACACGTGATCCAACGGAACAAGGTTTTGAGGAGCACAGCTTCGACCTGATCATCGCTTCCAAC GTTATGCACGTCGCTCCAAATCTGCATGAGGCTTTGCTACATACCAAAAAGTTGCTTGCTAAGAATGGGCGCTTCCTGCTACAGGAGATTGATTCGG ATACACCTGTTACAGACTACGTGGTG GGTGCGCTTCCTGGCTGGTGGTTGGGTGAAAACGATGGACGCCCCGACAAACCTTACATCTCGGGGGAGGAATGGGACAAGAAGCTTCGTGCAGCTGGATTTACTGGAGGCGAGACAATCGAGCGCGATCTCGAGGGTTCGGTTCAGCCGTTATTCACCATCATCTCTAGGCCTGTTCAGGAGCCGATCACTGACAGAGAGGTAACTATCCTGGCGTCTAACCCGGAAGAGGCAGGATGGCCTGGAGATGTGGCAGCGTGTTTCCGAAGAAGGGGCTATGAAGTCCACTGGTCAACCTTGGATGGCTCGCCCTGTAATAATCAGAACATCGTTTCGCTACTGGAGGTTGACAATCCATACTTCACTCAGTCTTCCCAGGAAGAATTTTTGGTTCTCCAGCGCTTCCTAATGCAGAGTAAGGGATGCAGAATATTATGGGTGGCGCAGCCAAGTACACTTAGCTGCACGGATCCGCGCTTCAGTATTATCCATGGTCTTGCTCGGGTACTGAGACGCGAACTACTGCTTGATCTCTCACTCTTGGAGATGGACACCGATGGAAAGCCTGCACCCGAGACAATAATTGACCTGCATGAGAAGATTCAGCAGGCTCGCGAAATACCAGATACTGATCTGGAGTACGAGTTCATTCTAGACGGTGGCGTTGTTCACACCGCTCGGTCCTATCGAACATCCCTGTCGGATCAGCTCACGACGCATCCTCCCATAGATACACCACGGAAGTTGGGAATCCAGCAAGTTGGTCTGACTAGTACACTGCAGTGGGTACCTGGTGTAGTGCCTCTACAATTAGAGAGtggagaggttgaggttgagatgAGCTACGTGGGGCTGAACTTCAAG GACACTTTGGTTGCCATGGGACTTATTGGGAACCCAAACGATATGGGTCTAGAAGCAACCGGAGTGGTGCGTCGAGTTGCTCCGGATGTCATTGACCTGGCCCCTGGGGACCGCGTTGGGGCAATGGGGACCGGGTTATTCTGCAACCGTACGGTTCTACGTCGAGAGGCTCTCTCGAAGTTACCAGATAGCCTTGCTTTGGAAGATGGTGCAGCTATGCTGACAGTCTATTGCACGGTTATTTACTCGCTAATGCAGGTTGGGAACCTCCAAAAGAAACAG TCGGTCCTCATTCACTCCGCTGCAGGTGGGGTTGGTATCGCAGCCATAAATATTTGCAAAATGCTCGGTGCTACG ATTTACGCCACAGTTGGaaacgaggagaaggcagaGTACCTTGTCAACACCCATGGAATTCCCAGAGCGCAGATCTTCCACTCCCGCAATACATCATTCCTGCCGGATATTATGCGGGCTACTAATGGACGTGGAGTCGACATCGTCCTCAACTCACTAAGTGGTGAGTTGCTACATGCATCCTGGGAGTGTGTGGCCGCCTATGGGAAAATGATTGAAATCGGACGGCGAGACATCCTATCCCATGGAATGCTCAGTCTGACCCCTTTTGCCGAAGACCGCTCATTCCATGCGGTGAATCTTGCGAACGTCAGTCGGGACCGTCCTGATATAGCGATAAG CACGGTGAGGACATGCTTCGAGCTTTTCCAGAACGGCCAGATCCAACCAATTCGGCCCGTGCATGTATTTGATACTACCCAAGTGAAGGAGGCTTTCCGATACCTACAGACTGGTAAGCATATGGGAAAAGTCGTAATCCAGATGACACCAGATCCAGCGCAGTTACCATGCGCGCCCGTAAAGTCCAAGACTTCTTGTCCATCCGACGCATCGTATCTTATCGTTGGAGGCCTTGGTGGCATTGGGAAGTCAGTTTCTCGGTGGCTAGTTGAACATGGGGCTCGCGAGATAGTGTATCTCTCCCCATCAGCTGAGAAGGATGAACATCGGAAGTTCTTAAAGGAGCTAGAGGTTCAAGGCTGCCACGTTAGCTGTGTGGCAGGCACTGTTACTGACCCTGCCGATGTTCAACGAGCAATCGGAAAGTGTACGAACCGTCTCACTGGCGTCGTCCAGATGGCATTGAATTTGCAG GACCGAACCTTCGAGCACATGACACCGGAAGAATGGGATAGCGGGCTAGCCCCCAAAGTCACCGGCACCTGGAATCTACACACTGCAACCCAGGGCATGGACCTGTCATTCTTTGTCATGTTCGGTTCGATCGCAGGCTCCGCAGGCTCCCTTGGTCAGGCTAACTACGCGGCCTCAAACACATTCCTGACCGGGCTTGCCACATACCGGAGACAGCGTGGCTTGGCGGCGTCGGTCCTGAATCTGGGCCCGGTCGAAGATGTAGGGATCATCAGTGAACGGTCGGACTTGGCTCAAACGACTAGTGTAGCCTCGGCTCAGCCCATAACAGAGCGGGCCGTCCTTGACGTGTTCCAAGTCAGCATTGAAGACTCCCTTCCGAATCAGCAGTGCTCGGGAATACTGGACGTTGGCATTTCGAACAAAACGGGTAAGAGTGAGAGCGCTCCACTCATGCGGTTATGGGGGCGCGATGCCCGATTTGCTATGCACAGCAATTTAGGGCAGGCGTCGATGGATGAGGGAATGGACGGACCTGAGCATCGGCTGCGCGAATTCCTTAACAATGTCCATCAAGACCCTTCGTTGCTGAATAAGGCTGAGGCGATTACCGAGTTCAAACGGAACATGGCTCACCTTATTGCGGGCACGATCTCGAATGGTCGAAAACTGACTGATGAAGAGGCTGCCGGTTTTGCAATCGACTCGCTGGTGGCAATCGAGATGAGGAGTTGGGTGCGGCGAATTATCCATCTTGATGTCCCGTTGTCTGAAATTACAAAGGCTGGCAATTTGGGGTCATTGGCTGATCACATCGTTAAACTCTTGAGGGCGCAGTATAAGTTGGGTAGCGTTGGAGAGTAG
- a CDS encoding Zn(II)2Cys6 transcription factor domain-containing protein (COG:S;~EggNog:ENOG410PVJB;~InterPro:IPR001138;~TransMembrane:1 (n29-39c44/45o471-490i);~antiSMASH:Cluster_4.2;~go_function: GO:0000981 - DNA-binding transcription factor activity, RNA polymerase II-specific [Evidence IEA];~go_function: GO:0008270 - zinc ion binding [Evidence IEA];~go_process: GO:0006355 - regulation of transcription, DNA-templated [Evidence IEA]), whose product MQGQRAQRRPRGKYARLICRGCRARKIKCVLACPLASLGPLGTPQPPATCCERCRNLDLECIVESNPLGRPATKRANRGNVASNSPPPDTSNSPRPSPQHDEKAAKLSDSIQHYLFSGAILDDHSMLQELPDAAESTSDADRLYHAMANTSSFIAGVLAKDASFGSTIQLVSDWSTSLTDTVSHDLAATLDKLLAWHRLFLIGTPSLLHLRERLFSTDPNTNNVATKLLFAVLCLAACESSENVRRQNGSLRNTLLQAVSSYGQDFMFSPPTHIDSVAVCRFLSAFKPTALATSKRVASQSIKAELYLTIAYRIAERLGLLPEPGAIPFLDTTATDSVVMERELVLSIQGLEITAEEFLMGDFLTMTLQGFRQVLQRMQPHIDSYQMFLETHSCSPVIIFHVKWITATYMQIEAMANSKQSWMSPSRLFIVVEEGEKKCLAEVNSAYHLLSEAAKDERQNEVVIISSLLELRFHAVIAKIFGLGLFYISVWKARMEKDRPQKGTEIYPDEASQMGNTVINFMMTTPDSQSDSQFFKFLRQFGGRYPDKLQGILAKFIEGASMKHGGIDYIAPVRPIVIEVVNLCKNIVENNLIRLKGSGRLHPNFDKQLDLFKQCADALVAMVSQSGNSPEVAFRSGCMYIASSKMLNGLQDLMYTLKQQSSMVRKYDEAMGVVDTPVNTTEPFAMPNVQFSSFEAWNMWPYSNTMHGAFQPGDILDWGQLSSTIWPPDPMTDLPNTAIRLPSTAAEFESSMPPFHE is encoded by the exons ATGCAAGGACAAAGAGCTCAACGACGCCCTAGGGGCAAATATGCGCGTTTAATCTGCCGGGGGTGCCGAGCTCGTAAAATCAAATGCGTGCTGGCTTGCCCACTGGCCTCATTAGGCCCGTTGGGTACTCCACAACCCCCGGCAACATGTTGCGAGAGATGCCGCAATCTCGATCTCGAATGCATTGTCGAGAGCAATCCTCTAGGCCGGCCAGCAACGAAACGCGCAAATCGCGGAAATGTGGCCAGCAACTCGCCCCCGCCAGACACTTCCAATTCCCCGCGTCCAAGCCCCCAACACGACGAGAAAGCGGCCAAGCTCTCCGACTCCATTCAGCACTATCTTTTCTCGGGCGCGATACTAGACGACCATTCCATGCTGCAGGAATTGCCGGATGCCGCGGAGTCTACATCCGATGCCGACCGTCTTTACCATGCCATGGCCAACACCAGCAGCTTTATCGCGGGGGTGTTGGCTAAGGATGCTTCTTTCGGATCCACCATTCAGCTGGTGTCTGATTGGAGCACTTCTCTGACAGATACAGTGAGCCATGATCTTGCTGCCACGCTTGACAAACT ATTAGCGTGGCACCGTCTCTTCCTTATTGGCACACCAAGCCTGCTACACCTGAGAGAGCGCTTGTTCTCCACCGATCCCAACACTAATAATGTGGCCACCAAGCTGCTTTTTGCAGTCCTTTGCTTGGCTGCCTGTGAAAGTTCAGAAAATGTTCGCCGTCAGAACGGATCCCTCCGAAATACTCTACTGCAGGCCGTTTCGTCATACGGCCAGGACTTCATGTTCAGTCCTCCCACACACATAGACTCCGTTGCTGTCTGTCGCTTCTTATCGGCGTTCAAGCCGACCGCCTTGGCCACGTCTAAAAGAGTTGCCAGTCAATCCATCAAAGCCGAGCTGTATCTGACTATAGCATATCGAATCGCAGAGCGGCTAGGATTGTTACCTGAGCCAGGAGCCATACCATTTCTGGATACGACTGCCACCGACAGTGTAGTAATGGAGCGTGAGCTAGTCCTATCAATCCAAGGCCTTGAAATTACAGCCGAGGAATTTCTGATGGGTGACTTTTTGACTATGACCCTGCAAGGTTTCCGACAGGTTCTTCAACGGATGCAACCTCATATAGACTCCTATCAAATGTTCCTGGAAACACACTCCTGTTCACCAGTCATTATCTTCCATGTCAAATGGATTACAGCCACATATATGCAAATTGAGGCAATGGCAAACTCTAAGCAGTCCTGGATGAGCCCCAGTCGGTTGTTCATCGTTGTCGAAGAGGGCGAAAAGAAATGCCTCGCAGAGGTTAATTCTGCCTATCATTTATTATCAGAGGCAGCCAAAGATGAACGGCAGAATGAGGTTGTTATCATATCCTCACTGCTGGAGCTGCGCTTCCATGCCGTTATTGCCAAAATTTTTGGCCTCGGGCTTTTCTATATATCGGTCTGGAAAGCAAGAATGGAAAAGGATCGACCACAAAAGGGCACTGAAATTTACCCGGATGAAGCGAGTCAGATGGGCAACACCGTCATTAATTTCATGATGACAACACCTGACTCTCAAAGCGACTCGCAGTTTTTCAAGTTCTTGCGTCAATTTGGGGGAAGGTATCCAGACAAGCTGCAAGGAATTCTAGCCAAATTCATTGAGGGCGCATCAATGAAGCACGGTGGCATTGACTACATTGCGCCAGTTCGGCCAATCGTAATCGAGGTTGTTAATCTATGTAAGAATATAGTGGAAAACAACCTTATCCGGTTGAAGGGCTCCGGAAGGTTGCATCCCAACTTTGACAAACAACTCGATCTTTTCAAGCAGTGCGCCGATGCGCTGGTTGCCATGGTGTCCCAATCAGGAAACTCTCCAGAGGTTGCCTTTAGGAGCGGCTGTATGTATATCGCAAGCAGCAAAATGCTCAACGGTCTGCAGGATTTGATGTATACTCTGAAACAGCAGTCTTCTATGGTCAGAAAGTATGATGAGGCTATGGGAGTGGTGGATACCCCGGTAAATACGACCGAGCCCTTCGCAATGCCAAACGTGCAGTTCAGTTCCTTTGAGGCATGGAACATGTGGCCCTATTCGAATACGATGCACGGTGCCTTTCAACCGGGAGATATTCTTGATTGGGGTCAATTGTCTAGCACCATATGGCCACCAGACCCAATGACGGATCTTCCTAACACTGCCATAAGACTGCCGTCTACGGCTGCTGAGTTCGAAAGCAGCATGCCACCGTTTCACGAATGA